The following nucleotide sequence is from Coffea eugenioides isolate CCC68of chromosome 10, Ceug_1.0, whole genome shotgun sequence.
CATACGGGTAGAAAGAGTTAGATTTGAAATTACGGCTTACTTGATCTTGTTGATGACTTTGATTAATTATTGCCATCCTTGTCACCATCGCCAATGTCCACTGCAGAACTTGCGATGTTCTCGATTCGATTCTAGCCTCCGTTGTGATTTTATCGAAACCCTAGTTCTTCCCCCAATTTCCTCCAATTACATTCTATTTTTTTAGATTAATCCCATGGGTGAGGTATTCGTCGATTAATTGCAAAAGATTAGACTAGTGTGATGATTATTCCCTTGTAGGTCCACATCAGTGAAAAGTCCTACGTTGGATGTAAGAAACTTCTTCAAGAACTAAATTGGTTAAAATAATTTATCAAGGATAAAattaattttagtgaaaatattcAGAAACCAAATTGGCGAAATTCCCTAACTTTAGTTATTGCGTCAGCAGCATCCAATCCCGCCCAAAACGCAACATTATCCCCTCCGAGACAGCACGCAATTGACACAAATATCCCAAACAAAAATCATTCCCTTTCCCTCTCCCAAAACCACCATGATCACCACGCAACTCCTCCTCGCACCACCGCCACGGCCACTGCTCTCCATTTTCTCTCCTAAACCGTCACTACCCCCAATCACCACCTCAGTTAAGTCCCCCACTATTCACCTGCCAATTACAAAGCCCATAATCTCCAGCAGACGAGACTTTCGGGCCTGGGCCGACGACGGAGACGGGGACAGCGGCAGCCCCGACGACTACGACATGGACGACGAAGAAGCTGAGGAAGTAGACAACAAGAAAGACTTCGACGTTGACTACGACACCACCACCGCCATTTCCGCAGCCGCGGCCGGAGGAGAGGATGACATTCTGATAGTTCAGAGCAAGAGCTTTATTTCTACTCAGGGTTGGGATTCCGAGAAGATTGTGGAATATAGGATTAATGAAGAGGAGTTTCATAAAATTTGTTTGCTCGACTGTGATTTCTTTATTCGGAAACCTCCTGACCCCGACGACGACGTTTACGACTTCCGGGAGGTAGGAGAGTTTTCTCTTTCAGCATTGCTCACTCTTCTAGGGTAGTGGTACCTTTTGGCTACATTGTGTTGTACATTATGCTGCAAAGTTGTACCctgtgaattttttttgggcTGAATAGTAGTAAGGTACCTTCTGGCTTAAATATTGCATAGTATGTTGTAAAAGTTTTAGCACGTTGTGATGTAGATTCTGTTGTACATTATTCTGTAACATTTGCATTATGTGATTTCTTTGTTGATATTGCCCATGGGCGTTGTTAGTTTTAGTATGAGTTTCTTAGTGCTAAAAAAATAAGGGACGAAAATCATTTTTCCAAAGTGTTGTACGCTATGCAGTAAAGATTGTAGATTTCTTTCTTGACTAATGAGTATGGTTAAAGGATGTATGAGGTTTCATTTTGCAATGTGCAGATGTATGTCACGCCTCCTGACACAGATGTATATGCGATCCCAAAGGTTCTTGCTCCAATGCCTCAAAAGGTATGCAATGGTTTTCAGGACCTTTTATGTATACGTTGACAATGTACTATAGGTTGTATGCTTATTCCACCTTTGGTACAATATGGTAATGATAGATTTGAGGATCTTCAGCTTTTAATGTAGAATATGATCATATTAGTTACTTTTGTATAGCCATGCCAAAATTTGATTGATTTGCTCACTTCAATGGTTTCTCTTTGTTTTGTAGTACATTCGATGTGCACAGACTGATTATGGATGCTACAATGTAACAGAGCCACCTATTGATGCACCCAGAGATCCCATGTATAAATCCGAGAGGGAGGTCTTGAAGGTATGTGTGGGCTACAGTTTGCATTATGCAGCTTTTCCTGTAGATTTTGATGCAGCTTTGCTTCCAAACTTtatcaaaaatttgaattttgtatAGTTCGATATTTCCATTTTGTTAGGCAGTGAGTAGTATTTGAGTTTGTGCGAGGCCCAAATTGTTTAAGAGTGGCAGAGAACATTTATGTAAAAATTGCTTATTTCTGTAGTATTTTTCTGTGCTTATCAATTGTTATTCCCCTTTTTAGAGGATACTTTCTATCGTTGTTGATGTCAGTTGATGATCAACAAATGTGGTACTAGGTGTATAGTTTTTTAGCTCAGTTCTAGGTTTTGAGGCCATTAGACCTTCAATTGTAGCTCATGAAGGGTAAGCCAAAGTTGTTGGAAAGAAAGAGGTCATGATGTGTCGAGTTCTCGTAAAATGCAAAGAACTTGGTAGTGCCATAACTAGGAATACATGTGAAGTTCTTGCTCCTAAAATTCTACTCTGTTGGAAGCTCTCATTAATATATTTAAGCCATACATTTCTGAGCAAACTAGGGAAGGAAGTTGTAATTGGAAGTCCAGAAATGTGGAGGTACTGCAGTATCCTAGCCTGGACCTAGAGTGTTGCTTTAGTCTGTGTTCACAGTAATTTCGTTTTCAACTAAAAGTCATCCCGTGTCAATTCTCATCAAGTTGGAAAAATCATCCTCAAACTCAAATTTGATATGGGGATCAATAGGATTTCCAGATAAGCTGTTCCATATTCTCCTTTGTTTATCTTTGCTTCTGTTTCTTGATCCTTCACCACAAAACTTGACTTGTAAAGATATCCTAGAGCGTGCCTAACCTAAATTGGTTGAAATGTTATTTGCGGATTTCTACCTGCTGGTACTCTAAAAATATTATCTGATTTATTGATATAAACAACTACGTCATATTGTTGTTTCCTTAATAAGCCACGATTTTGCTTTGCTTGTTTCGCTTCAATGTATTATCTCCTTTAGAACTTTTAGTG
It contains:
- the LOC113748756 gene encoding uncharacterized protein LOC113748756, encoding MITTQLLLAPPPRPLLSIFSPKPSLPPITTSVKSPTIHLPITKPIISSRRDFRAWADDGDGDSGSPDDYDMDDEEAEEVDNKKDFDVDYDTTTAISAAAAGGEDDILIVQSKSFISTQGWDSEKIVEYRINEEEFHKICLLDCDFFIRKPPDPDDDVYDFREMYVTPPDTDVYAIPKVLAPMPQKYIRCAQTDYGCYNVTEPPIDAPRDPMYKSEREVLKIFLTKHYRNRRSGDPDFMLDFEEIYVIDSKTKSITRAKVVVTVPDGKNRDRRNDLLVIRDNGNSFRIIPPNERDTPTDVIEKEEWSKTRQDMERHLSKLRDFSVSNWF